The Agromyces mangrovi genome contains a region encoding:
- the gcvT gene encoding glycine cleavage system aminomethyltransferase GcvT — MTERLSPLDAIHRAAGATFTDFAGWQMPVRYSSDLAEHRAVRTAAGLFDLSHMGEIVVVGPEADRALDYALAGKLSASVEGQAKYTLLLARHGGVIDDLVVYRTGADRYLVVANAANAEHVADELRARTAPFDCEVFDESDDMALIAVQGPKALEILTNTPGFGIQGDGNDHDDFVHAVTGMKYYRAVAAEYAEQPVLVARTGYTGEDGFELYVSPDQAPALWEALAETGEPHGLVPAGLASRDTLRLEAGMPLYGHELTRDTFPAQAGLGRVVALGKEVDFVGRAASEEGPAADAPVLVGLASEGRRAGRAGYALFDGDGADASEVGVITSGALSPTLGHPIAMAYVAPRHAATGTTLYVDVRGTRIAASVVDLPFYRREK; from the coding sequence ATGACCGAACGCCTGAGCCCCCTCGATGCGATCCACCGCGCCGCCGGCGCGACCTTCACCGACTTCGCGGGCTGGCAGATGCCCGTGCGCTACTCGTCGGACCTCGCCGAGCACAGGGCGGTGCGCACCGCAGCCGGCCTGTTCGACCTCTCGCATATGGGCGAGATCGTGGTCGTCGGCCCCGAGGCCGACCGCGCGCTCGACTACGCGCTCGCCGGGAAGCTCTCGGCCAGCGTCGAGGGCCAGGCGAAGTACACCCTGCTGCTCGCCCGCCACGGCGGCGTGATCGACGACCTCGTCGTCTACCGCACGGGTGCCGACCGCTACCTCGTCGTCGCCAATGCGGCCAACGCCGAGCACGTCGCCGACGAACTGCGCGCCCGCACCGCGCCGTTCGACTGCGAGGTGTTCGACGAGTCCGACGACATGGCGCTCATCGCCGTGCAGGGGCCGAAGGCCCTCGAGATCCTCACGAACACGCCCGGCTTCGGCATCCAGGGCGACGGCAACGACCACGACGACTTCGTGCATGCCGTCACGGGCATGAAGTACTACCGCGCGGTCGCGGCCGAGTACGCCGAGCAGCCCGTGCTCGTCGCCCGCACCGGCTACACGGGCGAGGACGGCTTCGAGCTCTACGTCTCGCCCGACCAGGCGCCCGCCCTCTGGGAGGCGCTCGCAGAGACGGGCGAACCGCACGGCCTCGTGCCCGCGGGCCTCGCGAGCCGCGACACGCTGCGCCTCGAGGCGGGCATGCCGCTGTACGGCCACGAGCTCACGCGCGACACCTTCCCGGCCCAGGCGGGGCTCGGCCGCGTCGTCGCGCTCGGCAAGGAGGTCGACTTCGTCGGCCGCGCCGCGAGCGAGGAGGGGCCGGCGGCGGATGCCCCGGTGCTGGTCGGACTCGCGAGCGAGGGCCGCCGCGCGGGCCGCGCGGGGTACGCGCTCTTCGACGGCGATGGGGCGGATGCCTCCGAGGTCGGCGTGATCACGAGCGGCGCGCTGTCGCCCACGCTCGGCCACCCGATCGCCATGGCCTACGTGGCCCCGCGCCACGCGGCGACGGGCACCACCCTGTACGTCGACGTGCGCGGCACGCGCATCGCCGCATCCGTCGTCGACCTGCCGTTCTACCGCCGCGAGAAGTAA
- a CDS encoding nitroreductase family deazaflavin-dependent oxidoreductase, translating to MSLAAKLIRTRWVVRLPIPLYRAGLGVLLGRRFMMLEHTGRTSGEPRFVVLEVVDRPDERTVFVASGFGPRSQWYRNLRADPSCHVSTGRIRRRPAEADLLDAEGGAEVLARYAERYPKAWAALQQMMRDATGEDDPEIPIVRLRLAERERR from the coding sequence GTGAGCCTCGCCGCGAAGCTGATCCGCACCCGCTGGGTGGTCCGCCTGCCGATCCCGCTGTACCGGGCCGGGCTGGGGGTGCTGCTCGGACGCCGCTTCATGATGCTCGAGCACACCGGCCGCACCTCGGGCGAACCGCGGTTCGTCGTGCTCGAGGTGGTCGACCGGCCCGACGAGCGCACCGTGTTCGTCGCGTCGGGCTTCGGCCCGAGGTCGCAGTGGTACCGCAACCTGCGCGCCGACCCGTCGTGCCACGTCAGCACCGGTCGCATCCGTCGCCGGCCCGCCGAGGCCGACCTGCTCGACGCGGAGGGTGGTGCCGAGGTGCTGGCCCGCTATGCGGAGCGGTATCCGAAGGCGTGGGCGGCGCTGCAGCAGATGATGCGGGATGCCACGGGGGAGGACGACCCCGAGATCCCGATCGTGCGCCTCCGGCTCGCCGAGCGCGAGCGGCGCTGA
- the nadA gene encoding quinolinate synthase NadA, whose amino-acid sequence MTIATPPARDEAQVRRAASVDRSIRLIQTGATTGETCTPELAKGPWEFDRGPIGYGPGSSMGDVIPTGSPRQGDLPESYRTASQDELHERIEAAKATLGDRVVVLGHFYQRDEVVRHADFVGDSFQLANAAKAKPEAEAIVFCGVHFMAETADMLSGAHQDVILPNLAAGCSMADMADLDSVMECWEELEEVYGTEPDADGRVPVIPVTYMNSSAALKGFCGERGGIVCTSSNAETVLEWAFERGQRVLFFPDQHLGRNTAKAMGVPLEQMPMWNPRKPLGGSTEDELQDARVILWHGFCSVHKRFTVDQIETARAEHPGVQVIVHPECPMPVVDSADGYGSTDFIVKAIQAAPAGSSFAIGTEINLVQRLAAEHPEHEIFCLDPVVCPCSTMYRIHPGYLAWVLEELVEGRTVNPITVPDEVAGHARVALERMLAAKPPAGAVAKAGTRVSDAIAAPTPGARG is encoded by the coding sequence ATGACCATCGCAACGCCCCCCGCCCGCGACGAGGCACAGGTCCGTCGCGCGGCATCCGTCGACCGCAGCATCCGGCTCATCCAGACCGGCGCGACGACCGGCGAGACCTGCACGCCCGAGCTCGCGAAGGGCCCCTGGGAGTTCGACCGCGGGCCGATCGGCTACGGCCCCGGGTCCTCGATGGGCGACGTGATCCCGACCGGCTCGCCCCGCCAGGGCGACCTGCCGGAGTCGTACCGCACCGCGTCGCAGGACGAGCTGCACGAGCGCATCGAAGCCGCGAAGGCCACGCTCGGCGACCGCGTCGTCGTGCTCGGCCACTTCTACCAGCGCGACGAGGTCGTGCGGCACGCCGACTTCGTGGGCGACTCGTTCCAGCTCGCGAACGCCGCCAAGGCGAAGCCCGAGGCCGAGGCGATCGTGTTCTGCGGCGTGCACTTCATGGCCGAGACCGCCGACATGCTCTCGGGCGCCCACCAGGACGTCATTCTGCCGAACCTCGCCGCCGGCTGCTCGATGGCCGACATGGCCGACCTCGACTCCGTCATGGAGTGCTGGGAGGAGCTCGAAGAGGTCTACGGCACCGAGCCCGACGCCGACGGCCGCGTGCCGGTCATCCCGGTCACGTACATGAACTCGTCGGCGGCGCTCAAGGGCTTCTGCGGCGAGCGCGGCGGCATCGTCTGCACCTCGTCGAACGCCGAGACGGTGCTCGAGTGGGCGTTCGAGCGCGGGCAGCGCGTGCTGTTCTTCCCCGACCAGCACCTCGGCCGCAACACGGCGAAGGCGATGGGCGTGCCGCTCGAGCAGATGCCGATGTGGAACCCGCGCAAGCCGCTCGGCGGCTCGACCGAGGACGAGCTGCAGGATGCCCGGGTCATCCTCTGGCACGGCTTCTGCTCGGTGCACAAGCGCTTCACCGTCGACCAGATCGAGACCGCGCGCGCGGAGCACCCGGGCGTGCAGGTGATCGTGCACCCCGAGTGCCCGATGCCGGTCGTCGACTCGGCCGACGGCTACGGCTCGACCGACTTCATCGTGAAGGCGATCCAGGCGGCGCCGGCCGGCTCGAGCTTCGCCATCGGCACCGAGATCAACCTCGTGCAGCGCCTCGCCGCCGAGCACCCCGAGCACGAGATCTTCTGCCTCGACCCCGTGGTGTGCCCGTGCTCGACGATGTACCGCATCCACCCGGGCTACCTGGCGTGGGTGCTCGAGGAGCTCGTCGAGGGGCGCACGGTGAACCCCATCACGGTGCCCGACGAGGTGGCGGGCCACGCGCGGGTGGCACTCGAGCGGATGCTGGCGGCCAAGCCGCCCGCCGGCGCCGTCGCGAAGGCGGGCACGCGCGTCTCCGACGCCATCGCGGCGCCCACCCCCGGCGCACGGGGCTGA
- the nadB gene encoding L-aspartate oxidase: MAAVVVVGSGLAGLLAAVRAADAGHRVTVVTKGPLDEGSTRYAQGGIAAALFADDSVDAHVLDTLRAGAGHCDPAAVRVLCEEGPARVRDLIRFGARFDRDESGLARGLEAAHSRARVVHAGGDATGAELMRALVATVRSRAVELVEHAMLADVLTCRGRACGVRLLIDGQLVDRPADAVVLATGGTGQLFGRTTNPAVATGDGVAAAWRAGARVADLEFTQFHPTALATPGAPLISEAVRGEGAVLRDASGERFMPSRHPLAELAPRDVVAREVAAAMRRHDAAPAYLDATALGGAFLARRFPGIYAATRAAGFDWSREPVPVTPAAHYAMGGIATDLWGRTSVPGLFAVGECARTGVHGANRLASNSLLEAAVFADRAARVLDAPFPAAHGVVRARQDAPGPALATRAAGEPFSRAALQDLMWTRAGLERSGDGLAEASARLDEWTADPAPTVSAIEDANLLLLARLTVDAALARRESRGAHHRLDHPDRDPALGALPEAA; encoded by the coding sequence ATGGCCGCCGTCGTGGTCGTCGGCAGCGGGCTCGCGGGCCTGCTCGCGGCCGTGCGCGCCGCCGACGCGGGGCACCGCGTGACCGTGGTCACCAAGGGCCCGCTCGACGAGGGCAGCACGCGCTACGCGCAGGGCGGCATCGCCGCCGCGCTGTTCGCCGACGACTCGGTCGACGCGCACGTGCTCGACACGCTGCGCGCGGGCGCCGGGCACTGCGACCCCGCCGCCGTGCGCGTGCTGTGCGAGGAGGGGCCGGCGCGCGTGCGCGACCTGATCCGGTTCGGCGCCCGGTTCGACCGCGACGAGTCCGGGCTGGCACGCGGGCTCGAGGCGGCGCACTCGCGTGCGCGCGTGGTGCACGCGGGCGGCGACGCGACCGGCGCGGAGCTCATGCGGGCGCTCGTGGCGACCGTGCGATCGCGCGCCGTCGAGCTGGTCGAGCACGCGATGCTCGCCGACGTGCTCACCTGCCGGGGCCGCGCCTGCGGCGTACGCCTCCTGATCGACGGCCAGCTCGTCGACCGCCCGGCCGACGCCGTGGTGCTCGCCACGGGCGGCACCGGGCAGCTCTTCGGCCGCACCACGAACCCCGCGGTCGCGACCGGCGACGGCGTGGCCGCGGCGTGGCGGGCGGGCGCCCGGGTCGCCGACCTCGAGTTCACGCAGTTCCATCCGACCGCGCTCGCGACCCCTGGCGCCCCGCTGATCTCCGAGGCCGTGCGCGGCGAGGGGGCGGTGCTGCGGGATGCCTCCGGCGAGCGCTTCATGCCGTCGCGGCATCCGCTCGCCGAGCTCGCGCCGCGCGACGTCGTGGCCCGCGAGGTCGCCGCGGCCATGCGACGCCATGACGCCGCACCCGCGTACCTGGACGCGACCGCGCTCGGCGGCGCGTTCCTCGCCCGGCGCTTCCCCGGCATCTATGCGGCAACGCGCGCAGCCGGGTTCGACTGGTCGCGCGAGCCCGTGCCGGTCACGCCCGCCGCGCACTACGCGATGGGCGGCATCGCGACCGACCTCTGGGGGCGCACGAGCGTGCCCGGCCTCTTCGCGGTCGGCGAGTGCGCGCGCACCGGCGTGCACGGCGCCAACCGCCTCGCATCGAACTCGCTGCTCGAGGCGGCCGTGTTCGCCGATCGCGCCGCGCGGGTGCTCGACGCGCCGTTCCCGGCCGCGCACGGGGTCGTGCGCGCGCGGCAGGACGCCCCGGGCCCAGCCCTCGCCACCCGCGCTGCCGGCGAGCCGTTCTCTCGCGCTGCGCTCCAGGACCTGATGTGGACCCGTGCGGGCCTCGAGCGCTCGGGCGACGGCCTGGCCGAGGCATCCGCCCGGCTCGACGAGTGGACCGCCGACCCGGCGCCCACCGTCTCAGCCATCGAGGATGCGAACCTGCTGCTGCTCGCCCGCCTCACGGTCGACGCCGCGCTCGCCCGCCGCGAGTCGCGCGGCGCGCACCACCGACTCGACCACCCCGACCGCGATCCCGCGCTCGGCGCGCTCCCGGAGGCCGCATGA
- a CDS encoding DHA2 family efflux MFS transporter permease subunit produces the protein MTDRSTRLDPAAGTGSTPTADAVRAARDSRVIWLLLAASFVVILNETIMGVAIPHLQTDLGITVQAAQWLTTAFMLTMAVVIPITGFLLQRFHTRPVFIAAMSLFSTGTLIAALAPGYEVLLGARVVQATGTAIMMPLLMTTLMTLVAPKDRGRIMGRVSTVISVAPAIGPTISGLILSYLSWRWMFWIVLPIAVAMLLIGIRRVENVTEPRVVPIDVFSVVLSAFGFGGIVFGLSQIGGAAESGGEAGGNATTMWISLAVGAVGLAAFILRQVILQRSDRALLDLRTFRSRNFSISIGLMAIMMLTLFGTIILLPIYMQSVIGFDALLAGLLLLPGGLVMGLAAPTVGRLFDRYGPTVLLVPGSVIVSAVLWFLALFATETTPAWVVLAAHVTLSLGLAFMFTPLFTAALASVEPKLYSHGSAIVGTVQQVAGAAGTALFVTVMAAQNAALQAPAVTDAAAAAGGVRAAFLVGAVLSLFAIVGSALVRRPADMPAGVVGH, from the coding sequence GTGACCGACCGCTCCACCCGACTCGACCCTGCCGCAGGGACCGGCTCCACGCCGACGGCGGACGCGGTTCGGGCCGCGCGCGACTCGCGCGTCATCTGGCTGCTGCTCGCGGCCTCGTTCGTCGTGATCCTCAACGAGACGATCATGGGCGTCGCGATCCCGCACCTGCAGACCGACCTCGGCATCACGGTGCAGGCGGCGCAGTGGCTGACCACGGCGTTCATGCTGACCATGGCCGTGGTGATCCCGATCACCGGGTTCCTGCTGCAGCGCTTCCACACCCGGCCGGTGTTCATCGCCGCGATGAGCCTGTTCTCGACCGGCACGCTGATCGCGGCCCTGGCCCCCGGCTACGAGGTGCTGCTCGGCGCCCGCGTGGTGCAGGCGACCGGCACCGCGATCATGATGCCGCTGCTCATGACCACGCTCATGACCCTCGTCGCTCCGAAGGACCGCGGTCGCATCATGGGCCGCGTCTCGACCGTCATCTCGGTCGCGCCGGCGATCGGCCCGACCATCTCGGGCCTCATCCTCAGCTACCTCTCGTGGCGGTGGATGTTCTGGATCGTGCTGCCGATCGCGGTGGCGATGCTGCTCATCGGCATCCGCCGGGTCGAGAACGTGACCGAGCCGCGCGTCGTGCCGATCGACGTGTTCTCGGTCGTGCTCTCGGCGTTCGGGTTCGGCGGCATCGTGTTCGGCCTCAGCCAGATCGGCGGCGCGGCCGAGTCCGGCGGCGAGGCCGGCGGCAACGCGACCACCATGTGGATCTCGCTCGCGGTCGGCGCGGTGGGCCTCGCGGCCTTCATCCTGCGCCAGGTGATCCTGCAGCGGAGCGACCGGGCCCTGCTCGACCTGCGCACGTTCCGCTCGCGCAACTTCTCGATCTCGATCGGCCTGATGGCGATCATGATGCTGACCCTGTTCGGCACGATCATCCTGCTCCCGATCTACATGCAGAGCGTGATCGGCTTCGATGCGCTGCTCGCCGGGCTCCTGCTGCTGCCGGGCGGGCTCGTCATGGGCCTCGCGGCGCCGACCGTCGGGCGCCTGTTCGACCGGTACGGCCCGACCGTGCTGCTCGTGCCGGGCAGCGTGATCGTGAGCGCCGTGCTCTGGTTCCTGGCGCTCTTCGCGACCGAGACGACCCCCGCCTGGGTGGTGCTCGCCGCGCACGTGACGCTGAGCCTCGGCCTCGCGTTCATGTTCACGCCGTTGTTCACTGCGGCGCTCGCGTCGGTCGAGCCGAAGCTCTACTCGCACGGCAGCGCGATCGTCGGCACGGTGCAGCAGGTCGCCGGGGCCGCCGGCACCGCCTTGTTCGTGACGGTGATGGCGGCGCAGAACGCTGCCCTGCAGGCGCCTGCGGTGACGGATGCCGCCGCGGCGGCCGGCGGCGTGCGCGCCGCGTTCCTCGTGGGCGCCGTGCTCTCGCTGTTCGCGATCGTCGGTTCAGCGCTGGTGCGTCGCCCGGCGGACATGCCGGCGGGCGTCGTCGGGCACTGA
- a CDS encoding NUDIX hydrolase, which yields MPLEPARTHDARLAVSTVIFALRRDEASGLPSLWIPLVRRTRDPYLDDWALPGGWLPDDEELSDAAARTLGETTGLSPKYLEQLYTFGALGRSPGGRVVSVVYWALVQSDEAERATTDENVRWCAADSLGRLAFDHNRIVEYALWRLRTKMEYARIAHAFLGDTFTLAQLREVHEAVLQRRLDPANFRRTMEASGTLVDTGERLSGTPHRPPKLYRYDASIDLADAGPLARTRALGNGAHPDRDATDPILPHPRMRA from the coding sequence ATGCCGCTGGAGCCTGCGCGCACGCACGACGCACGCCTCGCCGTGTCGACGGTGATCTTCGCGCTGCGCCGCGACGAGGCATCCGGCCTGCCCTCGCTCTGGATCCCCCTCGTGCGCCGCACGCGCGATCCGTACCTCGACGACTGGGCACTGCCCGGCGGCTGGCTGCCCGACGACGAGGAGCTGTCGGATGCCGCGGCCAGGACGCTCGGCGAGACCACCGGCCTCTCCCCCAAGTACCTCGAACAGCTCTACACGTTCGGCGCGCTCGGGCGCTCGCCCGGCGGCCGTGTCGTGTCGGTCGTGTACTGGGCGCTCGTGCAGTCGGACGAGGCCGAGCGCGCCACGACCGACGAGAACGTGCGCTGGTGCGCCGCCGACTCGCTCGGTCGCCTCGCCTTCGACCACAACCGCATCGTCGAGTACGCGCTCTGGCGCCTCCGCACGAAGATGGAGTACGCGCGCATCGCGCACGCGTTCCTCGGCGACACCTTCACCCTCGCGCAGCTGCGCGAGGTGCACGAGGCCGTGCTGCAGCGTCGGCTCGACCCCGCCAACTTCCGTCGCACGATGGAAGCGTCCGGCACGCTCGTCGACACCGGCGAGCGCCTGTCGGGCACCCCGCACCGGCCGCCGAAGCTCTACCGCTACGACGCCTCGATCGACCTGGCCGACGCCGGGCCGCTCGCCAGAACCCGCGCGCTCGGCAACGGCGCGCACCCCGATCGGGACGCAACCGACCCGATCCTGCCCCACCCGAGGATGAGAGCATGA
- a CDS encoding Fpg/Nei family DNA glycosylase → MPELPEVDALVGFLRGRTVGRSIRSALMTSFSALKTFDPPLTELVGRTVTGAARHGKWLDLDVDGVHLVAHLARAGWLRWYEQLPASRIRPGKSPIAMRVGFDDGSGFDLTEAGTKKSLAVYVVRDAAEVPGIASLGPEPLGDDFTLEVFAGILSGRRTQIKGVLREQSLIAGVGNAYSDEVLHVAKMSPYALAASLDDEEVARLYDALRDTLRGAVEAAEGRPAAELKDAKRQGMRVHARGGETCPVCGDTVRDVHFADRSMQYCPTCQTGGKLLADRRMSRLLK, encoded by the coding sequence ATGCCGGAACTGCCCGAGGTCGACGCGCTGGTGGGGTTCCTGCGCGGGCGGACGGTCGGGCGCAGCATCCGCTCGGCCCTCATGACCTCGTTCTCCGCGCTCAAGACCTTCGACCCGCCGTTGACCGAGCTCGTCGGGCGCACCGTCACGGGCGCGGCACGGCACGGGAAGTGGCTCGACCTCGACGTCGACGGCGTCCACCTCGTCGCGCACCTCGCCCGCGCGGGCTGGCTGCGCTGGTACGAGCAGCTCCCCGCCAGCCGCATCCGGCCCGGCAAGTCGCCCATCGCGATGCGCGTCGGATTCGACGACGGCTCGGGGTTCGACCTCACCGAGGCGGGCACGAAGAAGTCGCTCGCGGTGTACGTCGTGCGCGACGCGGCCGAGGTGCCCGGCATCGCCTCCCTCGGGCCCGAGCCGCTGGGCGACGACTTCACGCTCGAGGTGTTCGCCGGAATCCTCTCGGGCCGCCGCACCCAGATCAAGGGCGTGCTGCGCGAGCAGTCGCTCATCGCGGGCGTCGGCAACGCCTACTCCGATGAGGTGCTGCACGTGGCGAAGATGTCGCCGTACGCGCTCGCCGCATCGCTCGACGACGAGGAGGTCGCTCGGCTCTACGACGCGCTTCGCGACACGCTCCGCGGTGCGGTCGAGGCGGCCGAGGGGCGACCGGCCGCCGAGCTCAAGGACGCGAAGCGCCAGGGCATGCGCGTCCACGCGCGCGGCGGCGAGACGTGCCCGGTGTGCGGCGACACCGTGCGCGACGTGCACTTCGCCGACCGCTCGATGCAGTACTGCCCGACCTGCCAGACCGGCGGCAAGCTGCTCGCCGACCGCCGCATGTCGCGCCTGCTGAAGTAG
- the nadC gene encoding carboxylating nicotinate-nucleotide diphosphorylase, translating into MTALTPAQLDRIVQAALDEDAPWGDLTSETLIPATAQARADLVAREPGVMSGAAVFAAAFRLVDPRIAVEQVVPDGDRFAAGDRLASVAGPARAVLRAERIGLNFTQRMSGIATLTASYVDAVAGTRARIVDTRKTTPGLRVLERQAVRDGGGRNHRFSLSDAVMAKDNHLAVLTADGTSVTDALLAVRERMPHTAHLEVEVDRLDQVEDVLAAGVDTIMLDNFSLDDLRAGVALVDGRAVVEASGGVNLDTVSAIAATGVDVISVGALTHSVRSLDLGLDVVVGGP; encoded by the coding sequence ATGACCGCCCTCACGCCCGCACAGCTCGACCGCATCGTGCAGGCCGCGCTCGACGAGGACGCCCCGTGGGGCGACCTCACCTCCGAGACGCTCATCCCCGCCACGGCGCAGGCGCGCGCCGACCTCGTCGCCCGCGAGCCCGGCGTGATGAGCGGCGCCGCGGTCTTCGCGGCCGCGTTCCGCCTCGTCGACCCGCGCATCGCGGTCGAGCAGGTCGTGCCCGACGGCGACCGCTTCGCCGCGGGCGACCGGCTCGCGAGCGTCGCCGGCCCGGCGCGGGCGGTGCTGCGCGCCGAGCGCATCGGCCTGAACTTCACCCAGCGCATGTCGGGCATCGCGACCCTCACCGCGAGCTACGTCGACGCCGTCGCCGGCACCCGGGCGCGCATCGTCGACACCCGCAAGACCACGCCGGGCCTGCGCGTGCTCGAGCGGCAGGCGGTGCGCGACGGCGGAGGCCGCAACCACCGGTTCTCGCTGTCGGACGCGGTCATGGCGAAGGACAACCACCTCGCCGTGCTCACGGCCGACGGCACGAGCGTGACCGATGCCCTGCTGGCGGTACGCGAGCGGATGCCCCACACGGCGCACCTCGAGGTCGAGGTCGACCGCCTCGACCAGGTCGAGGACGTGCTCGCGGCGGGCGTCGACACGATCATGCTCGACAACTTCTCGCTCGACGACCTGCGCGCGGGCGTCGCGCTCGTGGACGGGCGCGCGGTCGTCGAGGCGAGCGGCGGAGTGAACCTCGACACGGTGAGCGCGATCGCGGCGACGGGTGTCGACGTCATCTCGGTCGGCGCGCTCACGCACAGCGTGCGCTCGCTCGACCTCGGTCTCGACGTGGTGGTCGGCGGGCCGTGA
- a CDS encoding substrate-binding domain-containing protein: MLVGITAALVALLFVGGAGAAWATGMLDPLLSGSMFAAEPDGCDEPTELVIVADPTIAPVVSAVAETFDEASDGCALTTVRAQESADTAAVVATGTGDPADVWIPSSGAWVDRMTATATSLGRPAPAVSVGLDVASTPVVFATPAEQAASLGEAAPGWGTLFTGGTRMLLPDPEGSASSLAALASLAGIADPDDPTQLAGAMIELGKTIPASTDAAFGATVAAAEPTMAIVTEQAVADYNADEPMEQLVAVYPAEGTPAMTYPFVRLPAAADGSDDAESDAADTTEDAAADADQADPDAWTPPTRAELLTDLERAISDAADVLAAHGFRTADGSGELDAPGVVAEPVATFAAPAGADQVALLRQWGVLTLRGRMLAVIDVSGSMLDPAGNGLRRIDIFQQAALGAMQKFSGEVQMGVWAFSTARNGDLDYEELAPIGPLADAAHLQQIAGIIASLPERLGGATGLYDTTLAAVQRVTETYDPERVNSVLLITDGRNEDANGIDLDTLLAELEELQDPLQPVPVIMIGFGPDTDFEAMTRIANATGGAAYSATEPEDLGDVLVTALSQRTCRPDCG; this comes from the coding sequence ATGCTCGTGGGGATCACCGCAGCTCTCGTCGCGCTCCTCTTCGTCGGCGGGGCGGGTGCCGCGTGGGCGACGGGCATGCTCGACCCGCTGCTCAGCGGCTCGATGTTCGCCGCCGAGCCCGACGGATGCGACGAGCCGACCGAGCTCGTCATCGTCGCGGACCCGACCATCGCCCCGGTCGTCTCGGCTGTCGCCGAGACGTTCGACGAGGCATCCGATGGGTGTGCACTTACGACCGTGCGCGCTCAGGAGTCGGCCGACACGGCGGCGGTCGTGGCCACCGGCACGGGAGACCCCGCTGACGTGTGGATCCCGAGCTCGGGTGCGTGGGTCGACCGCATGACGGCGACGGCGACCTCGCTCGGCAGGCCCGCGCCGGCCGTGTCGGTGGGCCTCGACGTGGCATCCACCCCCGTCGTCTTCGCGACGCCGGCCGAGCAGGCGGCGTCGCTCGGCGAGGCGGCGCCGGGGTGGGGCACGCTGTTCACCGGCGGCACGCGGATGCTGCTGCCCGACCCCGAGGGTTCGGCGTCGAGCCTCGCGGCCCTCGCATCCCTGGCCGGCATCGCCGACCCCGACGACCCGACCCAGCTCGCCGGCGCGATGATCGAGCTCGGCAAGACCATCCCGGCGTCGACGGATGCCGCCTTCGGAGCCACGGTCGCAGCCGCCGAGCCGACCATGGCCATCGTCACCGAGCAGGCCGTGGCCGACTACAACGCCGACGAGCCGATGGAGCAGCTCGTCGCCGTGTACCCGGCCGAGGGCACGCCCGCGATGACGTATCCGTTCGTCCGGCTGCCCGCGGCGGCCGACGGGTCCGACGATGCCGAGTCGGATGCCGCCGACACGACCGAGGACGCGGCGGCCGACGCCGATCAGGCGGATCCGGACGCGTGGACCCCGCCGACGCGCGCCGAACTGCTGACCGACCTCGAACGGGCCATCTCCGACGCGGCCGACGTGCTCGCCGCGCACGGGTTCCGCACGGCAGACGGCTCCGGCGAGCTCGACGCCCCGGGCGTCGTGGCCGAGCCGGTGGCGACCTTCGCGGCGCCCGCGGGCGCCGACCAGGTCGCGCTGCTGCGCCAGTGGGGCGTGCTGACGCTCCGCGGCCGCATGCTCGCCGTCATCGACGTCTCCGGGTCGATGCTCGACCCGGCCGGCAACGGGCTGCGCCGCATCGACATCTTCCAGCAGGCCGCACTCGGCGCCATGCAGAAGTTCTCGGGCGAGGTGCAGATGGGCGTCTGGGCGTTCTCGACCGCCCGCAACGGCGACCTCGACTACGAGGAGCTCGCCCCGATCGGTCCGCTCGCCGACGCCGCGCACCTGCAGCAGATCGCGGGCATCATCGCCTCGCTGCCCGAGCGACTGGGCGGTGCGACCGGCCTATACGACACCACGCTCGCCGCGGTGCAGCGCGTGACCGAGACCTACGACCCCGAACGCGTCAACTCCGTGCTGCTCATCACCGACGGTCGCAACGAGGACGCGAACGGCATCGACCTCGACACGCTGCTCGCCGAGCTCGAGGAGCTGCAGGATCCGCTGCAGCCCGTTCCGGTGATCATGATCGGGTTCGGACCCGACACCGACTTCGAGGCGATGACCCGCATCGCCAACGCCACCGGCGGTGCCGCCTACTCGGCGACCGAACCCGAGGACCTCGGCGACGTGCTCGTCACCGCGCTCTCGCAGCGCACCTGCCGACCCGACTGCGGCTGA
- the gcvH gene encoding glycine cleavage system protein GcvH: MTDLNDLKYTSDHEWVLIDEDPAEGVDAGGVVVGITAYAADKLGDVVFLELPEVGTAVAAGEVVGEIESTKSVGELISPVDGTVTEVNERAVSEPELLNSDPFGDGWLIKVTVAEIPGDLLSLEQYREVTGE, encoded by the coding sequence ATGACCGACCTGAACGACCTGAAGTACACCAGCGACCACGAGTGGGTGCTGATCGACGAGGACCCCGCCGAGGGCGTCGACGCCGGCGGTGTGGTGGTGGGCATCACCGCCTACGCGGCCGACAAGCTCGGCGACGTGGTCTTCCTCGAGCTGCCCGAGGTCGGCACGGCCGTCGCCGCGGGCGAGGTCGTGGGCGAGATCGAGTCGACCAAGTCGGTGGGCGAGCTGATCTCGCCGGTCGACGGCACGGTCACCGAGGTCAACGAGCGTGCGGTCTCCGAGCCCGAGCTGCTCAACAGCGACCCGTTCGGCGACGGATGGCTGATCAAGGTCACGGTCGCGGAGATCCCCGGCGACCTGCTGAGCCTCGAGCAGTACCGCGAGGTCACGGGCGAGTGA